Proteins from one Hoplias malabaricus isolate fHopMal1 chromosome 2, fHopMal1.hap1, whole genome shotgun sequence genomic window:
- the LOC136687755 gene encoding polymeric immunoglobulin receptor-like isoform X1, producing the protein MNMNLLLINIICVLTVLESVIPEALILEGRVGENLKIRCSHEFHHQNIKFFCNVQCLTEKDILIKSTTNHNPATSGRFSLSDEGSGVFIVTISSLKMSDSGTYWCGVKRGSVNSLLEVIVTVLEVLGSTTKKVFTAYVGEDVTIQCPHDDAEYFLKFFCKSECKSVSRDYIITSSTLHNPSTRGRFSLLEGSGGFTVIISNLRMSDSGTYFCGVEGLLDDFLQEVFLTVLEDKREVLDHFPASATPTPTVPGKTKKVPGPDPETTHTPKSEDPVLFCMKTNTQ; encoded by the exons ATGAACATGAACCTTCTACTGATCAATATCATCTGTGTCCTGACAG TTTTAGAGAGTGTTATACCTGAGGCGTTGATCTTGGAGGGTCGCGTTGGAGAAAATTTGAAGATCAGATGTTCTCATGAGTTCCACCATCAGAACATCAAATTCTTCTGCAATGTACAGTGCCTGACTGAAAAGGACATCCTCATTAAAAGCACAACAAACCACAATCCAGCCACCAGTGGGAGGTTCTCATTATCAGACGAAGGTTCAGGGGTCTTCATTGTGACCATCTCCAGTCTTAAGATGTCCGACTCTGGAACGTACTGGTGTGGAGTGAAGAGAGGCTCTGTGAACTCTCTTCTGGAGGTGATTGTGACAGTCCTGGAAG TTTTAGGAAGCACTACGAAAAAAGTTTTCACTGCTTACGTCGGAGAAGACGTGACGATCCAATGTCCTCATGATGATGCTGAATATTTCCTGAAGTTCTTCTGCAAGTCTGAATGCAAATCTGTTTCTAGAGACTATATCATTACGAGTTCAACACTGCACAACCCCAGCACCAGGGGGAGGTTCTCATTATTAGAAGGTTCAGGGGGCTTCACTGTGATCATCTCCAACCTCAGGATGTCAGATTCTGGAACGTACTTTTGTGGCGTGGAGGGGTTACTTGACGACTTCCTGCAGGAGGTGTTTCTGACAGTTCTAGAGG ATAAGAGGGAAGTGTTAGATCATTTCCCAGCATCAGCAACACCAACCCCAACAGTACCTGGGAAAA CAAAGAAAGTTCCAGGCCCTGACCCTGAAACCACCCATACTCCAAAGTCTGAGGACCCAGTGTTGTTCTGCATGAAAACTAACACTCAGTAg
- the LOC136687755 gene encoding polymeric immunoglobulin receptor-like isoform X2 translates to MNMNLLLINIICVLTVLESVIPEALILEGRVGENLKIRCSHEFHHQNIKFFCNVQCLTEKDILIKSTTNHNPATSGRFSLSDEGSGVFIVTISSLKMSDSGTYWCGVKRGSVNSLLEVIVTVLEVLGSTTKKVFTAYVGEDVTIQCPHDDAEYFLKFFCKSECKSVSRDYIITSSTLHNPSTRGRFSLLEGSGGFTVIISNLRMSDSGTYFCGVEGLLDDFLQEVFLTVLEDKREVLDHFPASATPTPTVPGKKSYSKQGLMTPCESPP, encoded by the exons ATGAACATGAACCTTCTACTGATCAATATCATCTGTGTCCTGACAG TTTTAGAGAGTGTTATACCTGAGGCGTTGATCTTGGAGGGTCGCGTTGGAGAAAATTTGAAGATCAGATGTTCTCATGAGTTCCACCATCAGAACATCAAATTCTTCTGCAATGTACAGTGCCTGACTGAAAAGGACATCCTCATTAAAAGCACAACAAACCACAATCCAGCCACCAGTGGGAGGTTCTCATTATCAGACGAAGGTTCAGGGGTCTTCATTGTGACCATCTCCAGTCTTAAGATGTCCGACTCTGGAACGTACTGGTGTGGAGTGAAGAGAGGCTCTGTGAACTCTCTTCTGGAGGTGATTGTGACAGTCCTGGAAG TTTTAGGAAGCACTACGAAAAAAGTTTTCACTGCTTACGTCGGAGAAGACGTGACGATCCAATGTCCTCATGATGATGCTGAATATTTCCTGAAGTTCTTCTGCAAGTCTGAATGCAAATCTGTTTCTAGAGACTATATCATTACGAGTTCAACACTGCACAACCCCAGCACCAGGGGGAGGTTCTCATTATTAGAAGGTTCAGGGGGCTTCACTGTGATCATCTCCAACCTCAGGATGTCAGATTCTGGAACGTACTTTTGTGGCGTGGAGGGGTTACTTGACGACTTCCTGCAGGAGGTGTTTCTGACAGTTCTAGAGG ATAAGAGGGAAGTGTTAGATCATTTCCCAGCATCAGCAACACCAACCCCAACAGTACCTGGGAAAA aGTCATACTCCAAACAGGGACTTATGACGCCTTGTGAATCACCACCATGA
- the LOC136687789 gene encoding CMRF35-like molecule 9: MRVYFCVLVLLFSETCSSADCAEFTSQEGQSLQVDCPYPPGNDGKRKYFCRVQDVDYKDCISTTVHNSWDTQGRFALFDNSSARFFSIIISKLETHDSGKYMCGVDIKFLKDFNSEVRIIVKSNLSTQQAVTGETHVDGVENSTSAFTRQKTTAPQQKEEESHFRFLAVVTMVCGVMLLFVCVFSLVLILRRNSSAQLSVSAFYHSRGKSNPELTEDDYVRMNPGIIQVSLPENEDRRSASCEGHPLFQSHLPGAEVVPTSPDLDPYYLQPYALGSPELHSEYMDPDHLRLSRVYQTLMVESVQEPIYQTLDIDSC; this comes from the exons ATGAGAGTCTACTTCTGTGTCTTAGTACTCTTATTCTCAG AAACCTGCTCCTCTGCAGACTGCGCTGAGTTCACTTCTCAAGAAGGACAAAGTTTACAGGTTGACTGCCCATATCCTCCAGGGAAtgatggaaaaagaaaatatttctgcAGAGTCCAGGATGTTGACTACAAGGACTGTATTAGCACAACTGTTCACAACTCCTGGGACACACAAGGACGCTTTGCTCTGTTCGACAACAGCAGTGCCAGGTTTTTCAGCATTATCATCTCGAAGTTGGAGACTCACGATTCAGGGAAGTACATGTGTGGAGTGGACATCAAATTTCTCAAAGATTTCAATAGTGAAGTCAGGATAATTGTCAAGAGCA ATCTCTCCACTCAGCAAGCAGTTACAGGAGAAACTCATGTGGATGGAG TGGAGAACAGCACAAGTGCATTCACAAGACAGAAAACCACAGCACCACAGCAAAAAGAGGAAG AATCTCACTTCAGGTTCCTGGCTGTGGTGACCATGGTGTGTGGGGTTATGCTGCTCTtcgtgtgtgttttcagtttgGTTCTGATTCTCAGACGCAACAGCAGTGCCCAGCTCTCAG TTTCAGCCTTTTACCACAGCAGAGGAAAATCAAACCCAGAACTCACTGAG GATGACTATGTGAGAATGAACCCTGGCATCATCCAGGTCAGCTTGCCTGAGAACGAAGACAGGAGATCTGCATCGTGTGAAGGTCACCCACTGTTTCAGTCCCACCTCCCCGGTGCAGAGGTGGTCCCCACCAGCCCTGACTTAGACCCCTACTATCTACAGCCTTACGCCTTGGGGAGTCCTGAACTACACTCGGAATACATGGATCCAGACCATCTTCGGCTCAGCAGAGTGTATCAGACCCTCATGGTGGAGTCCGTCCAGGAGCCCATCTACCAGACACTGGACATAGACTCCTGCTGA